In Desulfopila inferna, a single window of DNA contains:
- a CDS encoding class I SAM-dependent DNA methyltransferase: MNQETPELWKATYEAKTPQELIEAYGKWAHLYDNDTLEVMGYVGPKVAADMLDFHLESQDSRVLDAGCGTGLVGEILDKLGYENVDAMDFSADMLSEAEKKEVYRKLYQEDMNGRLAIADNSYDATICVGTFTFAHVGPHAFDELVRVTRPGGHICFTIRDGAYQEYGYRTKMLEMEATEKWQLQELREEDYLVKENVTAKFCTYQVL, translated from the coding sequence ATGAACCAGGAAACACCGGAGCTGTGGAAAGCCACCTATGAAGCGAAAACTCCGCAGGAACTCATTGAGGCCTATGGAAAATGGGCGCACCTTTACGACAATGATACCCTGGAGGTAATGGGCTATGTCGGGCCCAAGGTGGCGGCGGATATGCTGGATTTCCACCTGGAGTCCCAGGACAGCCGGGTGCTGGATGCCGGATGCGGTACCGGACTTGTAGGAGAGATCCTCGACAAGCTGGGCTACGAGAATGTCGACGCCATGGACTTTTCAGCCGACATGCTCAGTGAAGCCGAAAAGAAAGAGGTTTACAGAAAGCTTTACCAGGAAGACATGAACGGCAGGCTGGCCATTGCCGACAACAGCTATGACGCCACCATCTGCGTGGGCACATTCACCTTCGCCCATGTCGGTCCCCACGCATTCGACGAGCTGGTGCGCGTTACCCGTCCCGGCGGGCATATCTGCTTCACCATCCGCGACGGCGCCTACCAGGAATATGGCTATCGCACGAAAATGCTGGAAATGGAAGCTACCGAGAAATGGCAGCTGCAGGAACTCCGCGAAGAAGATTATCTGGTCAAGGAAAATGTGACCGCCAAATTCTGTACCTATCAGGTTCTCTGA
- a CDS encoding TadE/TadG family type IV pilus assembly protein, translating into MLKSENGASAVEFALIAPLLFVLTFAIVEFGILLFDKAVITNASREGARAAIVFNRGITEPYLALTESEVEAVVRNYTDNYLINLGSPGSTISPPAIQYIEVIDSNGDSRTDIEVQVNYTYDFLVFPNLSNLIGGGFTGDIDLEGTSRMRMELASTGGV; encoded by the coding sequence ATGTTGAAGTCTGAAAATGGTGCTTCCGCAGTCGAATTTGCCCTGATCGCACCGCTTCTCTTTGTCCTCACCTTCGCAATTGTCGAGTTCGGCATTCTTCTTTTTGACAAGGCGGTTATTACCAATGCCTCACGGGAAGGGGCAAGAGCGGCAATCGTATTCAACAGGGGTATTACTGAACCTTATCTTGCTTTAACAGAATCAGAGGTGGAAGCGGTTGTAAGGAACTATACCGATAATTATCTCATCAATCTTGGATCGCCTGGCAGCACCATATCGCCTCCTGCAATCCAATACATTGAGGTAATAGACAGTAACGGCGATTCTAGAACAGATATCGAAGTCCAAGTCAACTATACCTATGATTTCCTTGTTTTTCCAAACCTTTCTAACCTGATTGGCGGAGGATTCACTGGTGATATCGACTTAGAAGGAACAAGCAGAATGCGAATGGAATTAGCCAGCACCGGGGGTGTTTAG
- a CDS encoding TadG family pilus assembly protein produces MRIYSHIKMHKEKGATAVYVAVVLTVLLMFSALAIDVGHLYGVRNELHNAADAAALAGAANLFNDDGSLNSQAAIAEAERIASSNRTGNQLVVEITAEPGHWSFSTREFTANFNTTQIDWQEQSFGDLDSNTDFINAVRVRADRSDTPSFLARILGFDQFFVSNDAVAYIGFAGTLFPGELDQPIAICQESITDADGNYSCNMGRMLNSGGNVATSNTGGWTNFSQPCGTASASEMTDLVCAGGNTEALNFGNGIGATGGVQNSTLSAFYDCWRAATNGVRNWSLTLPVVECPQNNVGNCVNLVGAVTVDILWMIPQNDPQYNDVPREMTVNDDPTWTCTDPDGFACWQSFVDNYGLANVNGRPVTAEDYEVMYQNKNIFFLPSCIEHRPTGVTGGENFGILAEYPLLVE; encoded by the coding sequence ATGCGTATCTATAGCCATATAAAGATGCACAAGGAAAAAGGAGCAACTGCAGTATATGTTGCTGTTGTACTCACTGTGCTGCTGATGTTTTCTGCTTTGGCGATTGATGTCGGTCATTTGTACGGAGTTCGCAATGAGCTGCACAACGCCGCAGACGCTGCAGCACTGGCGGGAGCAGCCAATTTATTTAATGATGACGGCTCGCTGAATAGTCAGGCGGCGATTGCTGAAGCGGAGCGTATCGCATCTTCAAACAGGACAGGTAATCAGTTGGTCGTCGAAATAACTGCAGAACCAGGACACTGGTCCTTTTCAACTAGAGAATTTACAGCAAATTTTAACACTACTCAAATAGATTGGCAGGAGCAATCTTTCGGCGATCTTGATTCGAACACCGATTTTATTAATGCCGTCAGAGTTCGGGCTGACAGATCGGATACACCCTCTTTCTTAGCACGAATTTTGGGTTTTGATCAATTCTTTGTTAGTAACGATGCCGTTGCCTATATCGGTTTTGCCGGAACTCTTTTTCCTGGAGAACTTGACCAGCCAATTGCTATCTGCCAGGAATCCATAACCGACGCTGATGGAAATTATTCCTGCAATATGGGAAGAATGTTGAACAGCGGCGGCAATGTCGCCACAAGCAACACCGGGGGCTGGACAAATTTTTCCCAGCCCTGTGGCACGGCCAGTGCCTCAGAGATGACCGACCTGGTTTGCGCAGGAGGGAATACCGAAGCGCTTAATTTTGGTAATGGAATCGGTGCAACCGGCGGAGTGCAGAACAGTACGCTTAGTGCTTTTTATGACTGCTGGCGGGCCGCAACAAACGGAGTAAGAAACTGGTCCTTAACGCTTCCTGTGGTGGAGTGCCCTCAAAATAACGTCGGTAACTGTGTGAATCTGGTTGGCGCGGTAACAGTGGATATTCTCTGGATGATTCCTCAGAACGATCCCCAGTATAATGATGTTCCACGGGAAATGACGGTGAACGATGATCCCACCTGGACCTGCACCGATCCTGACGGCTTTGCCTGCTGGCAGTCATTTGTCGACAACTACGGGCTTGCCAATGTCAATGGCAGGCCGGTAACTGCAGAAGATTATGAAGTGATGTATCAGAACAAGAACATCTTTTTTCTTCCAAGCTGTATAGAACATAGACCTACCGGGGTCACTGGCGGAGAAAATTTTGGTATTTTGGCTGAATATCCTTTGCTTGTGGAATGA
- a CDS encoding LytR C-terminal domain-containing protein, producing MYFMKTRLLVLFLLCLFFSGCSFHTNQLSYFNMLDDEKITLQNREAAEKFWSSIRRIDTLSAAHYKLGRYYQQQGEYDKAIVEFSKAVRNDRDFCKAYNGLAMSYDGLKRCDLAHRAYQQAIQCDPELPYIYNNFACSSLLCGDSKRGIALLRKALDMSEGNVRIGNNLKLAMAVIEREKIADNHSRKASLQTLAGMDSTPDSSFRKDTLEPSLKFSNQPEPVIQNDLNSKPVYSKRLKPKALEEAGHGPAAEAAETAFIPPTAGKENTAILTLAPKTTTRIEGDGSATAPLTLADVAFEVSNGNGVTGMAGRSADYLRDHGFSIRRITNADHFRFTESIIYYRKGYLQAAQELAGVIPGAQDLREVEDLGRSYIGVRLLLGRDLINMHFPDDYYYRQLALAKR from the coding sequence ATGTATTTTATGAAAACCAGGCTGCTCGTTCTGTTTCTCCTTTGCCTGTTTTTCAGCGGATGCAGCTTTCATACCAACCAGCTTTCCTACTTTAATATGCTGGATGATGAAAAAATCACGTTACAAAACCGGGAGGCTGCCGAGAAATTCTGGTCGTCCATACGACGGATTGACACGCTCTCGGCAGCGCATTATAAACTGGGGCGCTACTACCAGCAGCAGGGAGAATATGATAAAGCTATCGTGGAATTTTCCAAGGCAGTGCGTAATGATAGAGACTTCTGCAAGGCCTACAACGGGTTGGCCATGTCCTATGATGGCCTGAAACGTTGCGATTTGGCACATCGGGCATACCAGCAGGCCATACAGTGCGATCCGGAGCTGCCCTATATCTACAATAATTTTGCCTGCTCCAGTCTTCTTTGCGGTGATTCCAAGCGAGGAATAGCCCTGCTGCGCAAAGCTCTCGATATGTCGGAGGGCAATGTCCGTATCGGCAATAACCTCAAACTGGCCATGGCGGTCATCGAAAGAGAAAAGATAGCCGATAATCACTCGCGAAAAGCCTCTCTGCAAACATTGGCCGGCATGGATTCAACTCCGGATTCCTCCTTCCGGAAAGACACGCTGGAGCCATCATTAAAGTTTTCTAATCAACCGGAACCTGTTATACAGAATGATTTGAATTCAAAGCCGGTTTATAGCAAGAGGCTAAAACCAAAGGCCTTGGAGGAAGCCGGGCACGGGCCGGCAGCAGAAGCTGCAGAAACTGCGTTCATACCTCCGACAGCCGGGAAAGAGAACACCGCAATTCTCACTCTTGCCCCGAAAACCACCACCAGGATCGAGGGCGATGGCAGCGCAACCGCCCCGCTGACTCTTGCTGATGTAGCCTTCGAGGTATCGAATGGCAATGGAGTTACCGGCATGGCAGGCCGCAGCGCTGACTATCTGCGCGATCACGGCTTCAGCATCCGCCGGATAACCAATGCAGACCATTTCCGCTTTACAGAGAGCATCATCTATTACAGGAAGGGATATCTGCAGGCGGCACAGGAACTTGCCGGGGTTATCCCCGGTGCTCAGGATCTTCGGGAAGTTGAAGATCTCGGGAGATCGTATATCGGTGTAAGGCTTTTGTTGGGACGGGATCTGATAAATATGCATTTCCCGGATGACTACTATTACAGGCAATTGGCTCTGGCAAAGCGTTAA
- a CDS encoding AAA family ATPase — MDAQNTTLSVQLAVKTIEVRKSLSRIIQKFDGLTLEENTDSPWVDILVLEIGSNPSAEFETIKALLQENVVGNLFLTSPKTTADILLPALRAGAREFFTQPIDVEEVKAAFQKVKDQAHNQNTVADQTVNKGKIYSVLGAKGGVGTTTFAVNFATSIQARDKNKSVALIDMNRLVGEVPLFLDLETDTNWEDIGRNISRLDAAYLQSAMVRHSSGVYVLPAPGKVDTEKLLPAGSLFQVVKSMRNFFDYIVVDGGMYFDENLFKIFTESEQIYLVSILSLPCIINVRKLQQSVFAANGVTNGRLRIIANRFEKKAQVSLAEANKIIGTDISATIPNNYALSMTAINNGKSIADVSRNSNIARAYSQLAESVADSGLERAGGIFSWFSKN; from the coding sequence ATGGATGCTCAAAACACGACATTATCTGTCCAGCTTGCTGTAAAAACCATCGAGGTCAGAAAGAGCCTTTCCAGGATCATTCAGAAATTTGATGGATTGACACTGGAGGAGAACACGGATTCCCCCTGGGTCGATATCCTGGTCCTGGAGATCGGCAGCAATCCCTCCGCTGAATTCGAAACCATCAAGGCACTGCTTCAGGAAAATGTTGTCGGTAATCTTTTCCTCACTTCACCAAAGACGACGGCGGATATCCTCCTGCCTGCTTTACGGGCCGGGGCCAGGGAATTTTTTACCCAGCCAATCGATGTCGAGGAGGTAAAAGCCGCTTTTCAGAAGGTAAAGGACCAGGCGCACAACCAGAATACTGTTGCCGATCAGACGGTTAACAAGGGTAAAATTTACAGCGTACTCGGGGCCAAGGGCGGGGTCGGCACGACCACCTTTGCCGTTAATTTTGCCACCAGCATTCAGGCCCGCGACAAAAATAAATCGGTCGCCCTGATCGACATGAACAGACTGGTGGGGGAGGTTCCTCTTTTTCTGGATCTGGAAACGGATACCAACTGGGAAGATATCGGCCGCAATATCAGCAGACTTGATGCCGCCTATCTGCAGAGCGCCATGGTCAGGCATTCTTCGGGCGTCTATGTGCTGCCCGCTCCCGGGAAGGTCGATACCGAAAAACTCCTGCCTGCCGGTTCACTTTTTCAGGTAGTTAAATCGATGCGCAATTTTTTTGACTATATCGTCGTCGACGGCGGCATGTATTTTGATGAGAATCTCTTCAAGATATTTACCGAATCGGAGCAGATTTACCTGGTCTCCATTCTCAGCCTGCCTTGCATCATCAATGTACGAAAGCTGCAGCAATCCGTGTTTGCGGCCAATGGTGTGACCAATGGCAGACTACGTATTATCGCCAACCGATTTGAAAAAAAGGCCCAGGTCAGCCTGGCGGAGGCCAACAAAATCATCGGAACAGATATCTCCGCCACTATTCCCAATAACTACGCTCTGTCTATGACGGCAATCAATAACGGCAAATCCATCGCCGATGTTTCGCGCAATTCCAATATCGCCAGGGCATATTCACAACTGGCCGAATCGGTGGCCGATTCCGGACTGGAAAGGGCTGGCGGTATTTTCAGCTGGTTCAGCAAAAATTAA
- a CDS encoding CpaF family protein, with amino-acid sequence MELAELLKNLEQSSKSSANAEDEYLADIDVSDEYVDLKSNIHDRLTKIIDLSLLEDIEESRLRREINKATETVLAEGDLAVMPLNAKERSRLLREIENEVIGLGPLESLMQDPSVSDILVNSYKSVYVERYGKIESTRVRFKDNDHLMRIIEKIVSAVGRRIDEISPMVDARLADGSRVNVIIPPLALDGPCLSIRRFSVDPLTLKDLVLLKTITPVLGELLTSIVKARLNVLISGGTGSGKTTLLNVMSQFISPAERIVTIEDSAELQLKQDHVVRLETRPPNIEGKGQITQRNLVRNSLRMRPDRIIVGEVRGAEAVDMLQAMNTGHDGSLTTVHANTPVDALMRIETMVNMAGFNLPSTYIKKFISSAIDVVVQVERLVDGSRKLVSLQEITGMEGSVITMQEILSFEQRGVNEEGIVLGQFRGHGVRPKFFERFKKSGISIPQELFDME; translated from the coding sequence TTGGAATTAGCCGAGCTCCTGAAAAATCTGGAACAATCATCGAAGTCATCTGCCAATGCAGAGGATGAATATCTCGCCGATATAGATGTATCCGATGAGTATGTCGATCTTAAGTCCAATATTCACGACAGACTCACTAAAATAATAGATCTGTCGCTCCTTGAGGATATTGAAGAAAGCCGCCTGCGCCGAGAGATAAATAAGGCCACGGAAACCGTTCTGGCTGAAGGTGATCTTGCAGTCATGCCGCTTAATGCCAAAGAGCGCAGCCGCCTTCTGCGGGAAATTGAAAACGAAGTTATCGGTCTGGGACCTTTGGAAAGTCTTATGCAGGACCCTTCGGTCTCCGATATTCTGGTTAATTCCTACAAATCCGTCTATGTGGAGAGGTACGGCAAAATAGAAAGTACCCGGGTGCGCTTCAAGGACAACGATCACCTGATGCGCATCATCGAGAAGATAGTCTCCGCGGTTGGCAGAAGAATCGATGAGATCTCACCGATGGTGGATGCTCGTCTGGCGGATGGTTCACGGGTCAATGTCATTATTCCTCCTCTCGCTCTTGACGGACCCTGCCTGTCGATCAGAAGATTTTCGGTCGACCCGCTGACCCTGAAGGATCTGGTGCTGCTCAAAACCATTACCCCGGTACTGGGTGAGCTTCTTACCTCCATCGTCAAGGCACGGCTCAATGTCCTTATCTCCGGAGGAACGGGTTCCGGTAAAACCACGCTTCTCAATGTGATGTCCCAGTTCATCTCGCCTGCCGAGAGAATTGTGACCATCGAGGATTCAGCCGAACTGCAGCTCAAGCAGGACCACGTTGTCCGTCTTGAAACCAGACCTCCGAATATTGAAGGAAAAGGGCAGATAACCCAGAGGAATCTGGTGCGCAACAGCCTGAGGATGCGGCCGGACCGCATCATCGTCGGCGAGGTTCGCGGAGCCGAGGCCGTTGACATGCTCCAGGCCATGAACACCGGGCACGACGGCTCCCTGACCACGGTCCATGCCAACACCCCGGTGGATGCACTGATGCGCATCGAGACCATGGTCAATATGGCCGGCTTCAACCTGCCGAGCACCTATATCAAAAAATTCATCAGTTCAGCCATCGATGTCGTGGTCCAGGTGGAGAGGCTGGTGGATGGCTCGAGAAAACTTGTCAGTCTCCAGGAAATTACGGGTATGGAGGGAAGTGTGATAACCATGCAGGAGATTCTCTCTTTTGAGCAGCGCGGCGTCAACGAAGAAGGCATCGTGCTGGGACAGTTCCGCGGTCACGGTGTACGGCCGAAGTTTTTCGAAAGATTCAAAAAATCGGGGATTTCTATACCGCAAGAGTTATTTGACATGGAATAG
- a CDS encoding class I SAM-dependent DNA methyltransferase: MVSDNKTLDKVYTAKNHEQLMDAYKDWASDYENDTVGRFGYVAHVASAEALDNVLESHGARILDAGCGTGLVGEELSARGYTTMDALDYSREMLEEARRKNIYQQHIQADLSKQIDIVEDSYDAVVCTGTFTYGHVKANAFDELIRITRPGGIICFTIREGAYEDYGYRQHMIELEQQNQWELLSMENTVYFKKEDVSCKICTYKVLD, translated from the coding sequence ATGGTCAGTGACAACAAGACACTCGACAAAGTATATACCGCAAAAAATCACGAACAACTCATGGATGCCTATAAAGACTGGGCATCGGATTATGAAAACGATACCGTCGGTCGTTTCGGCTATGTCGCCCATGTTGCCTCAGCCGAAGCGCTCGACAACGTACTGGAAAGCCATGGCGCCCGCATTCTCGATGCCGGCTGCGGCACCGGACTGGTAGGAGAGGAACTCTCGGCACGGGGATACACCACCATGGACGCCCTCGATTATTCCAGGGAAATGCTGGAAGAGGCCAGGCGGAAAAATATCTATCAGCAGCATATCCAGGCTGACTTGAGTAAACAGATCGACATCGTGGAGGACAGCTATGATGCCGTCGTCTGTACGGGAACATTCACCTACGGTCATGTCAAGGCCAATGCCTTCGATGAGCTGATCCGCATCACCAGGCCCGGCGGCATTATCTGTTTCACCATCAGGGAAGGAGCCTACGAGGACTACGGCTACCGGCAGCACATGATAGAGCTGGAGCAGCAGAACCAGTGGGAGCTTCTCTCCATGGAGAACACCGTATATTTTAAAAAAGAGGATGTTTCCTGCAAGATATGCACATACAAGGTTCTGGACTGA
- a CDS encoding type II secretion system F family protein — protein sequence MNIVLTVALFFLILIVFELLYSLFKQPDGRSIGGAVERYSSNSMPEEEIDILYYRKFSDIKVLNTFLSAIPAVGKLDELMQQGGVKTLAGIYILLILVVGAVLFLLCGLFNYPLPLSCIIVVIGMLLPYFYLLYRRKQRRARFEVLFPDALDLMGYSLKAGHSILSSFKMVAEEIADPVGEEFDRVVEEINFGRDLNSCLRNFSRRIDSLELRFFVTSAIIQRETGGNLVEMLEKISEVIRKKFRFREKVKTMSAEGKLSAIILLALPILTGAAIFVLNPEYLMILLNDPIGPYIIITAIAMMAVGSFIMYRLVQLDV from the coding sequence ATGAACATAGTTTTAACCGTCGCTCTCTTTTTTCTCATCCTTATCGTTTTTGAGCTGCTCTATTCGCTCTTCAAGCAGCCGGACGGACGCTCGATCGGCGGAGCTGTGGAGCGATACTCTTCCAACTCGATGCCGGAAGAGGAAATCGATATCCTCTATTATAGAAAATTCAGCGATATTAAAGTATTGAATACTTTCCTGTCGGCTATTCCAGCCGTCGGGAAACTCGATGAGCTGATGCAGCAGGGTGGGGTAAAGACCCTCGCCGGTATTTATATTCTGCTAATCCTGGTCGTTGGAGCAGTGCTCTTTCTTCTCTGCGGACTGTTCAATTATCCCCTGCCGTTGAGCTGTATCATCGTCGTCATCGGCATGCTGCTGCCCTATTTCTATCTGCTGTATCGACGCAAACAGAGACGGGCCCGGTTCGAGGTTCTTTTCCCGGATGCCCTTGATCTTATGGGATACTCACTGAAAGCCGGGCATTCGATACTTTCCAGTTTTAAGATGGTGGCCGAGGAAATAGCCGACCCGGTCGGCGAGGAATTCGACCGGGTGGTTGAAGAGATCAACTTCGGCAGAGACCTAAATTCCTGTTTGAGAAATTTTTCCCGAAGAATTGATTCACTGGAGCTGCGATTTTTCGTAACCTCCGCAATTATTCAACGAGAGACCGGCGGTAATCTCGTTGAAATGCTGGAAAAAATTTCCGAGGTTATTCGCAAGAAATTCCGCTTCCGTGAAAAGGTGAAGACGATGAGCGCGGAAGGCAAACTTTCGGCGATAATCCTGCTGGCCCTGCCAATCTTAACCGGAGCGGCCATCTTTGTCCTCAATCCCGAGTATCTTATGATTTTACTCAATGACCCGATCGGCCCCTATATCATTATCACGGCTATAGCGATGATGGCTGTAGGTTCATTTATCATGTATAGACTGGTGCAATTGGACGTATGA
- a CDS encoding type II secretion system F family protein, with the protein MENTPLILAGVSFLAILFLSLALSSFLSTSSKKRAFVERIEKMSSGEQGKTSSGSDDRAPGKKGLFARFGKGKEGTSTEIYTDTPLFYQWAGIYNKYSIRYYQTLRYILLLAPLLLLAVSHFIYLRPFNSTLLLGAIAAGCVGFFLPVLWLRLVGKSRNKELNRAFPDAMDLLMVCVEAGMGIDSAIRRVSQEIHITSPELAKEFKILSLELKTGKSRNECLKNLARRSNLPDVDNLVNLLIQADKYGTGVANALRIHADEMRQKRYSRLEEMAAKLPIKLVVPLIVFIFPAMFVVIAGSAAIQVFRVLIQG; encoded by the coding sequence ATGGAAAATACACCCCTGATTCTAGCCGGAGTGAGTTTTTTAGCCATACTCTTTCTTTCTTTAGCTCTTTCTTCTTTTTTGTCCACCTCCAGCAAAAAAAGAGCATTTGTAGAACGGATAGAAAAGATGAGCAGCGGCGAACAGGGAAAGACATCTTCCGGCTCAGACGATCGGGCACCGGGGAAAAAGGGCCTTTTCGCCCGGTTTGGCAAAGGTAAAGAAGGAACTTCGACGGAAATTTACACCGACACCCCTCTTTTTTATCAGTGGGCCGGCATTTATAATAAGTATTCAATACGCTACTATCAGACACTGCGATATATTCTCCTCCTGGCGCCGCTGCTGCTACTGGCTGTCTCCCACTTTATTTACCTCCGCCCTTTTAACAGCACTCTGCTACTTGGGGCTATTGCCGCCGGCTGTGTCGGATTTTTTCTGCCAGTTCTCTGGCTGCGCCTGGTCGGAAAATCCCGAAACAAGGAATTAAACAGAGCCTTCCCCGATGCCATGGATCTCCTCATGGTCTGCGTGGAAGCCGGCATGGGGATCGATTCCGCAATTCGCCGGGTTTCTCAGGAAATACATATAACAAGCCCCGAGCTGGCCAAGGAATTCAAGATCCTCTCGCTTGAGTTGAAAACGGGAAAATCGCGCAATGAATGCCTCAAAAATCTTGCCCGCAGATCAAATCTTCCCGATGTGGACAATCTGGTAAATCTCCTTATCCAGGCAGATAAATATGGAACAGGAGTGGCCAATGCCTTAAGGATTCATGCGGATGAGATGCGGCAAAAACGCTACAGCAGGCTGGAAGAGATGGCCGCCAAGCTGCCTATCAAGCTGGTTGTTCCTTTGATAGTCTTTATTTTTCCGGCAATGTTTGTCGTTATCGCCGGATCGGCCGCCATTCAGGTGTTTCGCGTACTTATACAGGGGTAG
- a CDS encoding tetratricopeptide repeat protein translates to MQKVAGNLNCVDKLITALLQTALFLGAILVLSSCSYLQQSGSADLDRQIERQQAQQEMIAEPSSRRDMEEMTVSESEEMGDRYLRRGDINKAYFHYIKGLAKEPDNVSLLHKQGALLLKKKRYGEAEAIYSKLLNLDGKDPRAFEGLGRVDFGLGNFKEAESNFLEALKIDPELYLSHQYMGLIYSRKQNFDQAIYHFQKALADKPGDVGISNNLAVTYYLNGNFKKAVALFRETARISNDRKIYNNLALAYFQLGLYEEALESFRRGSEDESAAYNNMGYEFLSTRQYTKAIKAFEKAIELHPRFYSSAQKNLSIARQELAKIGGDS, encoded by the coding sequence ATGCAGAAAGTTGCAGGCAACCTTAATTGTGTAGACAAGCTGATCACGGCATTATTGCAAACTGCATTGTTTCTTGGAGCCATTCTGGTATTAAGCAGCTGCTCCTATCTTCAGCAGAGCGGCAGCGCAGATCTGGACAGGCAGATAGAACGTCAACAGGCCCAGCAGGAGATGATTGCGGAGCCCTCTTCCCGAAGGGATATGGAAGAAATGACGGTTTCCGAGTCTGAAGAAATGGGAGATCGTTATTTGCGCCGGGGTGATATAAACAAAGCCTATTTCCATTATATCAAAGGGCTGGCAAAAGAGCCTGATAATGTGTCCCTTCTTCACAAACAGGGGGCACTGCTTTTAAAGAAAAAGCGATATGGTGAGGCCGAGGCAATATATAGTAAACTACTGAATCTTGACGGCAAGGATCCCAGGGCTTTTGAAGGCCTGGGGAGAGTAGACTTTGGTTTGGGGAATTTCAAGGAGGCCGAGTCGAATTTTCTTGAGGCGCTGAAAATTGATCCTGAACTGTATCTGTCTCATCAGTATATGGGGCTGATCTACAGCAGGAAGCAGAATTTTGATCAGGCGATTTATCACTTTCAGAAGGCTCTGGCGGATAAGCCGGGCGATGTCGGGATCAGCAACAATTTAGCAGTCACCTATTACCTGAACGGCAATTTCAAAAAGGCGGTAGCTCTCTTCAGGGAAACGGCGAGGATTTCAAATGACAGGAAAATCTATAACAATCTTGCCCTCGCCTATTTTCAGCTCGGCCTCTATGAGGAAGCGCTGGAATCCTTTAGGCGCGGATCCGAAGACGAATCGGCAGCCTACAACAACATGGGGTATGAATTTCTGTCCACCAGGCAATATACGAAGGCAATTAAAGCATTTGAAAAAGCCATCGAACTTCACCCCAGATTCTATTCCTCCGCCCAGAAGAACCTGAGCATCGCCAGGCAGGAACTGGCAAAGATCGGCGGAGATTCGTAA